The stretch of DNA GCACCATTTATTAAATTGGTTTGGGCAATGAATTTGTCAATACTCGAACTATTGTTTATCTTAACTAAAGCGCTTAATAAGCTGTTTCTAAAATAAAGCTGACATATCTCCGCTTGGAGCCGATGGGACCGAGACGGGTTGCACTTAGGGAATTATGCCCTTCGGACTTGTCCGGAGGGTTTTTATATTTTAAAGACATTATCATAAGGAGTTGTTCCTATGCAGGTTTGCCGTACCATAGGGGAAATCAAAGAGTTTGCAAACAAAGCTCGGGTGGCGGGTAAAACTGTGGGTTTGGTGCCCACCATGGGTTATTTTCACGAGGGGCATTTGAATCTAATGCGGGAAGCTAAAAAAAATTGTGATGTTGTAGTGGTTTCCCTGTATGTTAACCCGATCCAGTTCGGCCCCAAAGAAGACCTGGGTGAATACCCCCGGGATTTTGACCGGGACTGCACCATGGCCCGGTCAGTGGGTGTGGATGCTATTTTTGCCCCCGGCAATGATGAAATGTACCCGCCGGGATACAACTCCTTTGTGGAAGTAGCTGGAATAACCAATAAACTTTGCGGGCTGTCCCGGCCCGGACATTTTCGCGGGGTAACCACTGTGGTGGCCAAGCTTTTCAATATCGTCAAACCCGACCGGGCTTTCTTTGGACAAAAGGATGCTCAGCAGGCTATGGTTATAGAAAAGATGGTGCGGGACTTGAACATGGGGCTGGAGGTTGTGACCCTGCCCATTGTGCGGGAAGCAGACGGGCTGGCCATGAGTTCCCGCAATGTTTACTTGAGTGCAGAGCAGCGCCAGGCTGCGCCTGTACTTTACCGGAGTCTGTGCGCCTTTCGGGATGCCGTAGCCGGCGGTGAAAGGGATGTGCAAAAACTGTGCCGGGGAATAGAGGAAATGATTTTATCCACTCCCGGTGCCCAAATTGATTATGTCGAAATATTGTCGGTGCCGGATCTGGAACCACTTAACACAATGACGGGCAGATGCATTGCCGCGCTGGCAGTGCGTTTCGGCAAAACCAGGCTGATTGACAATATAGTTGTGGAGGTATGATAAAATGTTCGTTACTATGTTTAAATCAAAAATCCACCGTGCCGTGGTAACCCAAGCCAATCTTAATTATGTGGGCAGTATTACCATTGATGAAGCTTTAATGGAGGCTGCGGACATATTGCCCAATGAAAAGGTGCAGGTGGTTAACAATAACAACGGTGCCCGGTTAGAAACTTACGTCATACCCGGTCCCAGGGATTCCGGAGTAATTTGCCTGAACGGGGCGGCGGCCAGACTGGTGCAGCCCGGCGATACCGTGATTATCATAACCTACGCCCTTATGGACCGCAACGAAGCACGTAATTTCAAGCCCACGGCGATATTGGTGGATGAGCATAATAAAGTTACCCGTGTCATGGAGGAAAAACACGGCGAAACAGCTTAATTGTGCCAGTTTTACCCTGATTTGCTGCGCCTGGCAACGGTCTCATTGGCAGCGGTCTGTGTCGAATTCGATAAATGAAACATTTTGTTGGAATGCAGCAAAAGATATGTGTATAATAGTGGAGATGTTGATTACCGGTGGCTAATTTCGCGTTATTAAGGAGTGGTTATGTGGCCAACGTTATCGATTCAAAACAATTAACGGATGAAATAATGCGGCTTAAGCAGCAGCGCAACGCGATTATTTTAAGTCACGTCTACCAGCCTCCCGAGATACAGGAAATTGCTGATTTAGTGGGCGATTCCCTGGAACTGTCCCGCCAGGCTGCCGCCACCAACGCCAGTGTGATTGTTTTTTGTGGAGTGCACTTTATGGCTGAAAGTGCGGCCATACTATCGCCGCAAAAAACCGTGCTGCTGCCCGAGGTAAATGCCGGGTGCCCCATGGCGGATATGGTAACGGCGGAGGCGCTGCGGGCCAAAAAGGCGGAACTTCCCGGTGCCCTGGTGGTGTGTTATGTCAATACATCGGCAGAAGTTAAAGCAGAATGTGATATTGCCTGCACATCGGCCAATGCCGTGCAGGTGGTGGCGTCACTGCCCTCCGACAGGCCGGTTATTTTCGTGCCTGACAAAAACCTGGGCCGTTATGTGGCCAAGCAGTCCGGGCGGGCGATGCACATCTGGGAAGGCTGCTGCCCTATTCATAACCAGCTGGCTGCGGAAGATGTGCTTCAAGTCAAGTCCCGGCATCCCGGGGCTCTGGTGTTGGTGCATCCTGAATGCCGCCCCGATGTGATAGAACTGGCTGACCATGTAGCCAGTACCACGGGCATGCTGAGGTTTGCCCGGGAAAACCCGGATGGGGAGTATATTGTGGCCACCGAGAAGGGAATATTGCATCAGTTTAACAAACAGTGCCCCGATAAGAATTTTTATCCCGCTTCGGATAAACTTATTTGCCGGGATATGCAAGCCACCACACTGGAAAAGGTGCTTCGCTCATTGCAAACGCTGGAGCCGCGGGTGACCGTTACCCCGGAGATTGGGGAGCGGGCTCTGAAGTGCCTGGAAAGGATGTTGGCG from Desulfoscipio gibsoniae DSM 7213 encodes:
- the panC gene encoding pantoate--beta-alanine ligase, which translates into the protein MQVCRTIGEIKEFANKARVAGKTVGLVPTMGYFHEGHLNLMREAKKNCDVVVVSLYVNPIQFGPKEDLGEYPRDFDRDCTMARSVGVDAIFAPGNDEMYPPGYNSFVEVAGITNKLCGLSRPGHFRGVTTVVAKLFNIVKPDRAFFGQKDAQQAMVIEKMVRDLNMGLEVVTLPIVREADGLAMSSRNVYLSAEQRQAAPVLYRSLCAFRDAVAGGERDVQKLCRGIEEMILSTPGAQIDYVEILSVPDLEPLNTMTGRCIAALAVRFGKTRLIDNIVVEV
- the panD gene encoding aspartate 1-decarboxylase; the encoded protein is MFVTMFKSKIHRAVVTQANLNYVGSITIDEALMEAADILPNEKVQVVNNNNGARLETYVIPGPRDSGVICLNGAAARLVQPGDTVIIITYALMDRNEARNFKPTAILVDEHNKVTRVMEEKHGETA
- the nadA gene encoding quinolinate synthase NadA, which encodes MANVIDSKQLTDEIMRLKQQRNAIILSHVYQPPEIQEIADLVGDSLELSRQAAATNASVIVFCGVHFMAESAAILSPQKTVLLPEVNAGCPMADMVTAEALRAKKAELPGALVVCYVNTSAEVKAECDIACTSANAVQVVASLPSDRPVIFVPDKNLGRYVAKQSGRAMHIWEGCCPIHNQLAAEDVLQVKSRHPGALVLVHPECRPDVIELADHVASTTGMLRFARENPDGEYIVATEKGILHQFNKQCPDKNFYPASDKLICRDMQATTLEKVLRSLQTLEPRVTVTPEIGERALKCLERMLAV